Proteins encoded in a region of the Desulfovibrio sp. TomC genome:
- a CDS encoding phosphocholine cytidylyltransferase family protein, whose amino-acid sequence MQAVILAAGIGSRLGCPFPKSLSELPNGERILGRQIRLLKEAGIRTIHVVVGFKMTLLMESFPDVFYCYNSAYYLTNTSKSLLCALRLLDDDVIWLNGDVVFDAAVLADTLAGPAGNLVCVDKKRCGVEEVKYTLDDAGRIRDLSKIVADPQGEAIGINVIRRGSLPRFVEMLTRCDDQDYFEMGLELLIRDGVTVLPLDISAHRCIEVDFAEDWEAAKKLFPA is encoded by the coding sequence ATGCAAGCCGTAATCCTCGCCGCCGGCATCGGCAGCCGCCTGGGCTGCCCGTTTCCCAAAAGCTTGTCCGAACTGCCCAATGGCGAGCGCATCCTGGGCCGCCAGATCCGGCTTCTCAAAGAAGCCGGCATCCGCACCATCCATGTGGTGGTGGGGTTTAAGATGACCCTGCTCATGGAGTCCTTCCCGGACGTGTTTTATTGCTATAACTCGGCCTATTATCTGACCAATACGTCCAAGAGCCTGCTTTGCGCCCTGCGGCTTCTCGATGACGACGTGATCTGGCTCAACGGCGACGTGGTGTTCGATGCGGCCGTGCTGGCCGACACTCTGGCCGGTCCGGCGGGAAATCTGGTCTGCGTGGACAAGAAGCGGTGCGGGGTGGAGGAAGTCAAATACACCCTGGACGATGCCGGGCGCATCCGTGATCTGTCCAAGATCGTGGCTGATCCGCAGGGCGAGGCCATCGGCATCAACGTGATCCGCCGGGGGAGCCTGCCCCGGTTTGTGGAGATGCTTACGCGCTGCGACGACCAGGATTATTTCGAGATGGGCCTTGAGCTGTTGATCCGCGACGGCGTAACGGTCCTGCCGCTGGATATTTCGGCCCATCGCTGCATCGAGGTGGATTTTGCCGAGGACTGGGAAGCGGCCAAGAAGCTGTTTCCGGCCTGA
- a CDS encoding [FeFe] hydrogenase, group A, with amino-acid sequence MTTTQQFVTIEGRQVAIEGERNLLEIIRKAGIDLPTFCYHSELSVYGACRLCLVEVAGRGVQGACSTPPEPGLVIKVNTPQLREIRKIAVELLLANHDQSCPSCFKNSDCKLMDIARRVGVTSVRFKPVQTPAPLDTSSPSLVRDPNKCVLCGDCVRMCSEIQGIGAIGFAFRGHQTAVLPAFGKNLADGECVGCGQCANVCPTGALVPRSEIEEVMAALADPAKTVVAQVAPAVRVGLGECFATPAGDPVMGRMVAALKRLGFESVYDTTFAADLTVIEEGQEFLTRAAAGEKLPQFTSCCPGWVQFAEQSFPNLLPNLSSCRSPQQMFGSLVKEMLPAKLGIARKDLVIVSIMPCTAKKFEARRPEFAKDGSPDVDFVLTTQELARMIDGSGLRFNDLPPESLDMPFGFGTGAGVIFGASGGVTEAVLRFAAEKITGKTLASVDFHEVRGESGLREAVLEVGGKTLRLAVVHGLANARAVAEQVVAGTCDYDLIEVMACPGGCIGGAGQPVPKDLADRKRRTRELYQCDKTFPLHKAQDNMFVTECYDKFLGDVGGHKAHDLLHTHYQSRRRVSDETLVLLSGDPAQTKVRVRVCLGTSCHLRGAQDILTGMLTHIVEQGLAHAVDVRASFCFEQCANGPTVEMDGEIMNHCTLEGVLAALDRNLKNPLSQPVKAAPSCGCSCGK; translated from the coding sequence ATGACCACGACCCAGCAATTCGTCACCATCGAAGGCCGCCAAGTCGCCATCGAGGGCGAGCGCAACCTGCTTGAAATCATCCGCAAGGCCGGCATCGACCTGCCGACCTTCTGCTACCACTCCGAACTGTCGGTCTACGGGGCCTGCCGCCTGTGTCTGGTCGAAGTGGCCGGACGCGGCGTCCAGGGAGCCTGCTCCACCCCGCCCGAACCGGGACTGGTCATCAAGGTCAATACCCCGCAACTGCGCGAGATCCGAAAAATCGCCGTGGAACTGCTCTTGGCCAACCATGACCAGAGCTGCCCCAGCTGCTTTAAAAACAGCGACTGCAAGCTCATGGACATTGCCCGGCGCGTGGGCGTGACCTCGGTGCGCTTCAAGCCCGTCCAGACCCCGGCGCCGCTCGACACCTCCTCGCCGTCCTTGGTGCGCGACCCCAACAAATGCGTCCTTTGCGGCGACTGCGTGCGCATGTGCTCGGAAATCCAGGGTATCGGCGCGATCGGCTTTGCCTTCCGCGGCCACCAGACCGCCGTGTTGCCGGCCTTTGGCAAGAATCTGGCCGACGGCGAGTGCGTGGGCTGCGGCCAGTGCGCCAACGTCTGCCCGACCGGAGCCCTGGTGCCGCGTTCGGAGATCGAAGAGGTCATGGCCGCCCTGGCCGACCCGGCCAAGACGGTGGTGGCCCAGGTGGCCCCGGCCGTGCGCGTCGGGCTTGGCGAGTGCTTTGCCACCCCGGCCGGCGACCCGGTCATGGGCCGCATGGTGGCGGCGCTCAAGCGCCTGGGCTTTGAGTCCGTCTACGACACCACCTTTGCCGCCGACCTGACGGTCATCGAAGAGGGCCAGGAATTCCTGACCCGGGCCGCAGCCGGCGAAAAGCTGCCCCAGTTCACCTCCTGCTGCCCCGGCTGGGTCCAGTTTGCCGAGCAGTCCTTCCCCAACCTGCTGCCCAACCTGTCCTCCTGCCGCTCGCCCCAGCAGATGTTCGGTTCCCTGGTCAAGGAGATGCTGCCGGCCAAGCTGGGCATCGCCCGCAAGGATCTGGTCATCGTCTCCATCATGCCGTGCACGGCCAAAAAGTTCGAAGCCCGCCGGCCGGAATTTGCCAAAGACGGCTCTCCGGACGTGGACTTTGTCCTGACCACCCAGGAGCTGGCCCGCATGATCGACGGCTCCGGGCTGCGCTTTAACGATCTGCCGCCCGAGTCCCTGGACATGCCCTTTGGCTTTGGCACCGGGGCCGGCGTCATCTTCGGCGCGTCCGGCGGCGTGACCGAGGCCGTTTTGCGCTTTGCCGCCGAAAAGATCACCGGCAAGACCCTGGCCTCGGTTGATTTCCACGAAGTGCGCGGCGAATCCGGCCTGCGCGAGGCCGTGCTCGAAGTCGGCGGCAAGACCCTGCGTCTGGCCGTGGTGCATGGGCTGGCCAATGCCCGGGCCGTGGCCGAGCAGGTCGTGGCCGGCACGTGTGACTATGACCTGATCGAGGTCATGGCCTGCCCCGGCGGCTGCATCGGCGGCGCGGGCCAGCCCGTGCCCAAGGATCTGGCCGACCGCAAGCGCCGCACCAGGGAACTCTACCAGTGCGACAAGACCTTCCCGCTGCACAAGGCCCAGGACAACATGTTCGTGACCGAGTGTTACGACAAGTTCCTGGGGGATGTCGGCGGCCACAAGGCCCACGATCTGCTCCATACCCACTACCAGAGCCGTCGGCGCGTGAGCGACGAAACGTTGGTGCTCCTGAGCGGCGACCCGGCCCAGACCAAGGTGCGCGTGCGGGTGTGCCTGGGCACGAGCTGCCACCTGCGCGGGGCCCAGGACATCCTGACCGGGATGCTTACGCACATCGTGGAGCAGGGGCTGGCCCATGCCGTGGACGTGCGCGCCTCGTTTTGTTTTGAGCAGTGTGCCAATGGTCCCACCGTCGAAATGGACGGCGAGATCATGAACCACTGCACCCTGGAAGGGGTGCTGGCGGCTCTTGACCGCAACCTCAAAAACCCGCTGTCCCAGCCGGTGAAAGCGGCCCCGTCCTGCGGCTGCAGCTGCGGCAAATAG
- a CDS encoding CDP-glycerol glycerophosphotransferase family protein, with the protein MDDSRLATLAQQAAAARRSPGQVVFFGRQMTQFNDNGKYAFLHCARSCPALSCAFVTESRDVAALLTGAGLAAYVLGDPRADAFMLGAGVVVCDDFHWRMDEVLATLLHPAKVVQLWHGIPLKAIGFPELASRVNMTPEKAAFLTTMYSGYDTVASTSPYFTEHAFAPAFLATCFEEMGYPRNDVLTRAPRRDDMLGVDAVLYGRLVKHKKAGGKVLVVMPTFRDGGGGPIEEGMLDLARLAAFGERHNVMTVLKLHPYVGLRFTGALPPTLAVADAVSDAYPLLRLSDALLTDYSSVYFDYLLTDRPIIFYPYDFDRYVSRDRELLFDYATMTPGPRPTDPEALFAALEAVLARGEDEHAPARQALAKLSFRHVDGHAAVRLGEYIQRRFTDTGGTPPCKP; encoded by the coding sequence ATGGACGATTCCCGTCTGGCCACATTGGCGCAGCAGGCCGCCGCAGCCCGGCGTTCGCCGGGGCAGGTGGTTTTTTTCGGCCGCCAGATGACCCAGTTCAACGACAACGGCAAATACGCCTTTCTCCACTGCGCCCGGTCCTGCCCGGCGCTGTCGTGCGCCTTTGTGACCGAGAGCCGGGATGTGGCCGCCCTGCTGACCGGGGCGGGTCTTGCCGCCTATGTCCTGGGCGATCCCCGGGCCGATGCCTTCATGCTGGGGGCCGGGGTGGTGGTGTGCGACGATTTCCACTGGCGCATGGACGAAGTCCTGGCGACGTTGCTGCATCCGGCCAAGGTGGTGCAATTGTGGCACGGCATACCGCTCAAGGCCATTGGCTTCCCGGAACTGGCCTCTCGCGTCAACATGACGCCGGAAAAGGCCGCCTTTTTGACGACGATGTATTCCGGCTACGACACGGTGGCCTCGACCTCGCCGTATTTTACCGAACACGCCTTTGCCCCGGCCTTTCTGGCGACTTGTTTTGAAGAGATGGGCTATCCCCGAAACGATGTGCTGACCCGCGCCCCGCGCCGCGACGACATGCTTGGCGTGGACGCGGTCCTGTACGGCCGGTTGGTGAAGCACAAAAAGGCCGGCGGCAAGGTGCTGGTGGTCATGCCGACCTTCCGGGACGGCGGCGGCGGCCCCATTGAAGAGGGGATGCTGGACTTGGCCCGGTTGGCCGCCTTTGGCGAGCGCCACAACGTCATGACCGTGCTCAAGCTCCATCCCTACGTGGGCCTGCGTTTTACCGGCGCGCTGCCGCCGACCCTGGCCGTGGCCGATGCCGTCAGCGACGCCTATCCGCTCCTGCGCCTGTCCGATGCGCTGTTGACCGATTATTCCTCGGTCTATTTCGATTATCTGCTGACCGACCGGCCCATCATTTTTTATCCCTACGATTTCGACCGCTATGTCAGCCGCGACCGGGAGCTCCTGTTCGACTACGCAACCATGACGCCCGGCCCGCGCCCAACCGACCCGGAGGCGCTCTTTGCCGCCCTGGAGGCCGTGCTGGCCCGCGGCGAGGACGAGCACGCCCCGGCCCGGCAGGCCCTGGCCAAACTGTCTTTTCGCCATGTGGACGGCCATGCCGCCGTGCGTCTTGGCGAGTACATCCAACGCCGTTTTACCGACACCGGAGGGACACCGCCATGCAAGCCGTAA
- the rlmD gene encoding 23S rRNA (uracil(1939)-C(5))-methyltransferase RlmD, translated as MDIRESMEVELAVTRLALGGKGVARLDGLVYFVDGGLPGATVLARVEKVKKGFAEARVVTTLTPSPQAVAPVCPHFGVCGGCVWQDLDYDAQLYWKREQVVESLTRLGGFQDPPVAATIPSPALYGYRNKMEFAFAGKLYLGLHERTRPNRVLDIETCPLMDPWAAEMVGYLRKVCLDTGLGAFDARTSKGVWRHLVLRQSAATGARLVHMITGPARGAGDAVHALGETLMKKFPEVTGFVHSVRRASTAVAVGERQVFSMGRPLLEEQVGKVRLRVLPDAFVQTNTGAAAALYDVVATAAGSDPEGAAWDLYCGCGGIALTLAPHFKTVYGLDIDIRAVESAKASAELSEVENCVFRAGDASAALEELVHTQPAVAVLDPPRAGASAEVLAALLRVAPRRIVYVSCNPSTLARDLKVLAELYDVAQVTPVDLFPHTAHIEAVAALTLR; from the coding sequence ATGGACATACGCGAATCAATGGAAGTGGAACTGGCCGTGACCCGGCTGGCTCTTGGCGGCAAAGGTGTGGCCCGTCTGGACGGGCTGGTTTATTTTGTGGACGGCGGACTCCCCGGGGCAACGGTTTTGGCCCGGGTGGAAAAAGTGAAAAAGGGCTTTGCCGAGGCCAGGGTCGTCACAACGCTGACCCCCTCGCCCCAGGCCGTGGCCCCGGTCTGCCCCCATTTCGGGGTCTGCGGCGGCTGTGTCTGGCAGGACCTCGACTACGACGCCCAACTCTACTGGAAGCGTGAACAGGTGGTCGAATCACTGACCCGCCTGGGCGGTTTCCAGGACCCGCCCGTGGCCGCGACCATCCCCTCGCCGGCCCTCTACGGCTACCGCAACAAAATGGAATTCGCCTTTGCCGGCAAGCTCTATCTGGGCCTGCACGAGCGCACCCGGCCCAACCGGGTGCTCGACATCGAGACCTGTCCGCTCATGGACCCCTGGGCGGCCGAAATGGTGGGGTATCTGCGCAAAGTCTGCCTGGACACCGGTCTTGGGGCCTTTGACGCCCGCACCAGCAAAGGCGTGTGGCGGCATCTGGTCCTGCGCCAGTCCGCAGCCACCGGAGCGCGCCTGGTCCACATGATCACCGGACCGGCCCGCGGGGCCGGCGACGCGGTCCACGCCCTCGGCGAGACGCTCATGAAAAAGTTCCCCGAGGTGACGGGCTTTGTCCATTCGGTGCGCCGGGCCTCCACGGCCGTGGCCGTGGGCGAACGGCAGGTCTTTTCCATGGGGCGGCCGCTCCTGGAAGAGCAGGTGGGCAAGGTGCGCCTGCGGGTGTTGCCCGATGCCTTTGTCCAGACCAACACCGGCGCGGCCGCGGCCCTGTACGACGTGGTGGCGACGGCGGCCGGCAGCGACCCCGAAGGCGCGGCCTGGGACCTCTACTGCGGCTGCGGCGGCATCGCCCTGACCCTGGCCCCGCATTTCAAGACCGTCTACGGTCTGGATATCGACATCCGGGCCGTGGAGAGCGCCAAGGCCTCGGCCGAGCTGTCCGAGGTGGAAAACTGCGTCTTCCGGGCCGGCGACGCCTCGGCGGCCCTGGAGGAACTGGTCCACACCCAGCCGGCCGTGGCCGTCCTCGACCCGCCCCGGGCCGGAGCCAGCGCCGAGGTGTTGGCCGCACTTCTGCGCGTCGCCCCCAGGCGCATCGTCTACGTCTCCTGCAATCCGTCCACCCTGGCCCGGGACCTCAAGGTCCTGGCCGAGCTCTACGACGTGGCCCAGGTGACGCCGGTGGATCTGTTCCCCCACACCGCCCATATCGAGGCCGTGGCCGCCCTGACCCTGCGCTAG
- a CDS encoding alginate O-acetyltransferase AlgX-related protein, producing the protein MRNKCLLFLAGAVLLVGLGELACRLFEQAYYRAVINPTGDIVNLTALNYNDTTVPRRKTPGEFRILEFGDSYVYGTVKTDYTPSSVAANLLGQAGAPTRLVNLSEPGTSFFQYRKAMRHWAGLIEADALVVGMFLGNDCVEVARHIVPDDLPVNGWLRENFVEITTGRKRLAAARHGHGLRLLDYAADAINIKATGEYVTMNIPEPHSGLYSPLPEERFMELTRLFAVAGEPAHSAELARGWQALADTGRDLARFGRERGMRVAVVLSPAEVAVNDRLWRKAALEAGIDPKSFDPTLPGRMAAAVLAKVAPDVAVLDLTPVFACAAARGDVLYPPREIHWNAAGNRLAGQALARFVGRTWLGLPGDAPVGADPCLDAAPLPAGPADMAACLAAAGPFAEPARP; encoded by the coding sequence ATGCGTAACAAATGCCTGCTTTTCCTGGCGGGCGCCGTGCTGCTTGTGGGCCTGGGCGAACTCGCCTGCCGGCTTTTTGAACAGGCTTATTATCGGGCTGTTATCAATCCCACCGGGGACATCGTCAACCTGACGGCGCTCAACTACAACGACACGACCGTGCCCCGGCGCAAGACGCCTGGGGAGTTTCGCATTCTGGAATTTGGCGATTCCTATGTCTACGGCACGGTCAAGACCGATTACACCCCCTCAAGCGTGGCCGCCAACCTGCTCGGACAGGCTGGTGCGCCGACCCGGCTGGTCAACCTGAGCGAGCCTGGGACGTCTTTTTTCCAGTACCGCAAGGCCATGCGCCATTGGGCCGGGCTGATTGAGGCCGACGCCCTGGTGGTCGGCATGTTTCTCGGCAACGACTGTGTCGAGGTGGCCCGGCATATTGTGCCTGACGATCTGCCGGTCAACGGCTGGCTGCGGGAAAATTTTGTGGAGATCACCACCGGGCGCAAGCGGTTGGCCGCTGCGCGCCATGGGCACGGTTTGCGGCTGCTCGATTATGCCGCCGATGCCATCAATATCAAAGCCACCGGGGAATACGTCACGATGAACATCCCCGAACCACATTCCGGCCTCTACAGCCCGTTGCCGGAAGAGCGGTTCATGGAGCTGACCCGGCTTTTTGCCGTGGCCGGAGAGCCGGCGCACAGCGCGGAGTTGGCCCGGGGCTGGCAGGCCCTGGCCGATACCGGACGGGATTTGGCCCGGTTTGGCCGGGAGCGGGGAATGCGGGTGGCGGTGGTGCTGTCGCCGGCGGAAGTGGCGGTCAATGACCGGCTGTGGCGCAAGGCCGCCCTTGAGGCCGGCATCGATCCGAAGTCCTTTGACCCGACCCTGCCCGGGCGCATGGCCGCAGCGGTCCTGGCCAAGGTGGCCCCGGATGTGGCCGTGCTCGACCTGACGCCGGTTTTCGCCTGCGCCGCCGCCCGGGGGGACGTCTTGTATCCGCCCCGGGAAATCCATTGGAATGCGGCCGGCAACCGGCTGGCCGGCCAGGCCCTGGCCCGTTTCGTGGGCCGGACCTGGCTTGGCCTGCCAGGGGACGCCCCGGTCGGGGCCGACCCCTGCCTGGATGCCGCGCCGCTTCCGGCCGGGCCGGCCGATATGGCGGCCTGTCTGGCGGCTGCCGGGCCGTTTGCCGAGCCGGCCCGGCCCTAG
- a CDS encoding DUF362 domain-containing protein, which translates to MPDAPCRLHIRHAADAAAVRRVLDETLPAYADVFPADRDAAILVKPNLNANMNALTGNTTDLRLLVALLGHLHDAGYRRVLVGEGTNSGFYRNKIGVIERLRVDRTAARFGYTAVDLNYAPGVAIAFENGVTAAIAQPVMDAALVINLPKLKTHFEAGMSVCLKNLMGCLVGQENKKKTHQSLAANIVNINLAVRPALAIVDALIAMEGLGPTRGTPIRLDTLVFGDNPFAIDLACARLAGFPEAKVRPLAEARRRGLIPPALDAFLDTLSLPLLAGRPLVPPLAGRLATFIHSPKRQKYFLAVRNTAFFTWLAGTDWFGKLLFAAGLRQDVFCRDEMRLTGLTLDRAACDDCGACRRFCPAGLDPAAVAKSGDRTGCLECLYCFLVCPRSALVFHGEQGFLAEQLRQYDGLVRQLDGGDGEGGEKKEECLRRPGG; encoded by the coding sequence ATGCCCGACGCCCCCTGCCGCCTCCACATCCGTCACGCCGCCGACGCTGCCGCCGTGCGCCGCGTCCTTGACGAGACCCTGCCGGCCTACGCCGACGTCTTCCCGGCCGACCGGGACGCCGCCATCCTGGTCAAGCCCAACCTCAACGCCAACATGAACGCCCTGACCGGCAACACCACCGACCTGCGCCTGCTTGTGGCCTTGCTTGGCCATCTGCACGACGCCGGCTATCGCCGGGTGCTCGTTGGCGAGGGCACCAATTCCGGGTTCTATCGCAACAAGATCGGGGTGATCGAGCGGCTGCGGGTGGACCGGACCGCGGCCCGCTTCGGCTACACGGCCGTGGACCTCAACTACGCCCCGGGCGTCGCCATTGCCTTTGAAAACGGAGTCACGGCGGCCATTGCCCAACCGGTCATGGATGCGGCCCTGGTCATCAACCTGCCCAAGCTCAAGACCCATTTCGAAGCCGGCATGTCGGTGTGCCTAAAAAACCTCATGGGCTGTCTGGTCGGCCAGGAAAACAAGAAAAAAACCCACCAAAGCCTGGCCGCCAACATCGTCAACATCAATTTGGCCGTACGCCCGGCCCTGGCCATCGTCGACGCGCTTATCGCCATGGAGGGCCTCGGCCCCACCCGGGGCACGCCCATACGCCTGGACACCCTGGTTTTCGGCGACAATCCTTTCGCCATTGATCTGGCCTGCGCCCGGCTGGCCGGCTTCCCCGAGGCCAAGGTGCGGCCCCTGGCCGAGGCAAGGCGGCGGGGGCTCATTCCCCCGGCCCTGGACGCCTTCCTGGACACTCTTTCCCTGCCGCTTCTGGCCGGCCGCCCCCTGGTCCCGCCGCTGGCCGGCCGGCTGGCCACCTTCATCCACAGTCCCAAGCGCCAGAAGTATTTCCTGGCCGTGCGCAATACCGCCTTTTTCACCTGGCTGGCCGGCACGGACTGGTTCGGCAAGCTGCTGTTTGCCGCCGGCCTGCGCCAGGACGTTTTTTGCCGCGACGAAATGCGCCTTACCGGCCTGACCCTCGACCGGGCGGCCTGCGACGACTGCGGGGCCTGCCGCCGGTTCTGCCCGGCCGGGCTCGATCCCGCAGCCGTGGCCAAAAGCGGCGACCGCACCGGCTGCCTGGAGTGCCTCTACTGCTTCCTCGTCTGCCCGCGCTCGGCCCTGGTCTTTCACGGCGAACAGGGCTTTTTGGCCGAACAACTGCGCCAGTACGACGGTCTGGTGCGTCAGTTGGATGGTGGCGACGGAGAGGGGGGAGAAAAGAAGGAAGAGTGCCTCCGGCGGCCGGGGGGATGA
- a CDS encoding sensor histidine kinase has translation MTRKHILAACLLFVVLTLAIAGMGYRAKTDLEAVVTDQFNHQQLLLAQKIAEDIGEHYAFLRTCLESMSLLWRDETVAEGRPWLAVPAFYSIFAEWNVVALGVIPPGGDAAVFYDASGRPVAADGLCPEICRQAFATPVRMGHIAVSRIFSPVSGPLAGRRLSAMTMPLADDSGRVGGLVLLVDALAVAGRYAHNVRSGQTGYAWVLDDAGVFLDHHETDFIGKESLEVRRQRDASIDWSRLTWLINNRIMTGQRGMDWYVSGWHRGSIGTVKKFVAFCPVSLAGSEDPGNRWAVALAAPQDEVQGLIGRLLVREWAIVGLFELVVFAMFVATIHFALRWSRRLKEERDKTGRELLGAQEKLIRSARFAAIGEAAARLSHEIKNPLMLMGGFASQVRRHLPEDSAEAEKLGIIESEAKRLEGLLNEVRDFTRPAPPQIEPHDLGAMLAESLALMAGSMESRGITVVTDISPELSAVPFDAARIKQVMLNLLKNAGEAMEGGGTLTMTAAPVGDMVRISVTDTGGGIPEAVRARVFDPFCTTKESGTGLGLTVCQRIVEDHHGDIRFTTSEAGTTFTVELPLR, from the coding sequence ATGACCCGAAAGCATATCCTGGCCGCGTGCCTGTTGTTCGTGGTCCTGACCCTGGCCATTGCCGGCATGGGGTATCGGGCCAAGACCGACCTTGAGGCCGTGGTCACGGACCAGTTCAACCACCAGCAATTGCTTCTGGCCCAGAAGATCGCCGAGGACATCGGCGAGCACTACGCTTTTTTGCGCACCTGCCTGGAGAGCATGTCCCTTCTGTGGCGGGACGAAACCGTGGCCGAGGGCCGGCCGTGGCTGGCCGTGCCGGCCTTTTACAGTATCTTTGCCGAATGGAACGTGGTTGCTTTGGGGGTCATTCCCCCAGGTGGGGATGCGGCGGTGTTCTACGACGCATCCGGGCGGCCCGTGGCTGCTGACGGCCTGTGTCCCGAAATTTGCCGGCAAGCCTTTGCCACACCGGTGCGCATGGGCCATATCGCCGTCAGCCGGATCTTTTCCCCGGTAAGCGGACCGCTGGCCGGCCGGCGGCTTTCGGCCATGACCATGCCGCTGGCCGACGATTCCGGCCGGGTCGGGGGGCTGGTGCTGCTGGTCGACGCCCTGGCCGTGGCCGGGCGCTACGCCCACAATGTGCGCTCGGGCCAGACAGGCTATGCCTGGGTGCTCGACGACGCCGGCGTGTTTCTCGACCACCACGAAACCGACTTCATCGGCAAGGAATCCCTGGAAGTCCGCCGTCAGCGCGACGCCAGCATCGACTGGTCGCGCCTGACCTGGTTGATCAACAACCGGATCATGACCGGGCAGCGGGGCATGGACTGGTATGTTTCCGGCTGGCACCGGGGCAGCATCGGGACGGTCAAAAAGTTCGTGGCCTTTTGTCCGGTTTCCCTGGCCGGCAGCGAGGACCCGGGCAATCGCTGGGCTGTGGCTCTGGCTGCGCCGCAAGACGAGGTGCAGGGGCTGATCGGCCGGCTGCTCGTACGCGAATGGGCCATTGTGGGGCTTTTTGAGCTGGTGGTTTTTGCCATGTTCGTGGCCACCATCCACTTTGCCCTGCGCTGGTCGCGCCGGCTGAAGGAAGAACGCGACAAGACCGGCCGGGAGCTGCTCGGCGCCCAGGAAAAGCTCATCCGCTCGGCCCGGTTCGCGGCCATTGGCGAGGCGGCGGCCCGGTTGTCCCATGAGATCAAAAATCCGCTCATGCTCATGGGCGGCTTTGCCAGTCAGGTCCGGCGGCATCTGCCCGAGGACAGCGCGGAAGCGGAAAAGCTCGGCATCATCGAATCCGAGGCCAAGCGCCTGGAAGGGCTTTTAAATGAAGTGCGCGATTTCACCCGGCCGGCCCCGCCGCAGATCGAACCGCATGATCTGGGGGCAATGCTGGCCGAGTCTCTGGCGCTGATGGCCGGGTCCATGGAGTCCCGGGGGATCACGGTGGTCACGGACATTTCCCCGGAGCTTTCGGCCGTGCCCTTTGATGCGGCGCGCATCAAACAGGTGATGCTCAATCTGCTTAAAAACGCGGGCGAGGCCATGGAAGGCGGCGGCACCCTGACCATGACCGCAGCCCCGGTGGGGGACATGGTGCGCATCTCGGTGACCGACACCGGCGGCGGCATCCCGGAGGCCGTGCGCGCCCGGGTGTTTGATCCGTTTTGCACCACCAAGGAATCCGGCACGGGCCTCGGCCTGACCGTGTGCCAGCGCATCGTCGAGGACCACCACGGCGACATCCGCTTTACCACCTCCGAGGCGGGCACGACATTTACCGTGGAGTTGCCGCTGCGGTAA